The following DNA comes from Diceros bicornis minor isolate mBicDic1 chromosome 7, mDicBic1.mat.cur, whole genome shotgun sequence.
CCCCATTGCAGCCCTGCGAGTGGAGCCAAAGACACAGGGACAACCCAGTGTGATCATAGTGATGAAAAAGGAAAGCACAGGACAATGCAAGAGCCCAGAAAAGAGGCCCCTGCACCAGCCAAGACCAGCGAAGGCCTCTTGGAGGAGGGAATACTTGAGCTGAGTTTGGCAGAAGAGCAGGGAAGAGCAAGAAGGCTTTGAATGACAGGCTAAGGAATCATCTTCTCTCGTGAAATATCCTTATGAACACTGGGTAGGAGCCAGAACAGCAGGTCTAAGACCCACCTCTCCTATGAACTTGTTGATTGACCTTGAGAAGACACTGTCTATTTATGGACTTTAAACTCAGCATCTGTCTTCTCCGCTGTTTAACTGAagtggggcagaggaggagggttAAAACTGGACTCAATGGCTCTGAATTTCTGGCCCTCAAACCCTAAATCAGCTTACCTCAGTGACATTCAATCCAAAATCGACTTTTCTGAGCTATAGCAACATGCAGGAAAATGTAGTTGGCACCAACTTGGGTTTGAGAAAAACCTGGTGATTGGCTTAGGCAGGTTGGGTCTGGTTAGCTGAGGGTTAACTCTTTTAAGTTGAGGTGCAACCGTTTTCTTTCTTGCCTGGGTAGGACTGACCTCTagaacacttttttttctttcaagggaGCATTCACAATGGAGTAGTCTGCTCCAGGCATCTTTTAGAAAGACATTTTACCAGCCTTCACTCCTTAACAGGGAACAAGGCCACCCACCACACTTAAGAGACTAAAGAACAAACTGAAATTTATAGTTGTTGCTGACAATATCCGCTtagaaatggagaaggaaagagaaaacctTGGCCCCCAATCTGTCCCCACATGAAAACTTAAGTTTTCAGATTCTCCAGGGAACACGATATAGAGAAAGAGCCCTGGTctgagagtcagaggcctgggttcTGGTTGTAGTGCTGTGGCTAACTGGCCATGGGATCTTGGGCAAGCCTTTGCCCTTTTTGtctataaaagaaaaagctgGCTGGACATCTCCAGGGTTGGCATTTTTATGATTCAATGGCATGAGAGATGTTTTATCAAAAGTAAGAGAAACAGGACAGTCCTTGAAAAATCAGGGAGGGAGTAATCTTAGAATCATCAGCGTTGAAGAGGCAATGATATAAGCATGACCATGGACTTGCTCCTGGATTGTTTATTTAGAGAGACATCCACAATGTAGTAGAGGAGTCATTTCCTCCCCCAGTTGAAGACCTCCAGTTCTGTGGGTTGATAGAAGCACACATCTCCCCTTCCTTGACAAGGGGAGAACAACATTTTGCCTTTGGCACTTGTCACAAGAAGACTGTTCCTCTATAGCAACAATGGCTCCCCAGAGTCCTACAGTTCCAGATTACTGTAGTACCTTCTTAGCTGGGGCTAGGGAAGTCTACATGCCAGTGAACGTGAAGTGTTCCATCAGGAACACCTGCCAAATAGCAGTAGCAGCTAAGAGGGGGGAAATATCACAACATTACACAGGGATGCCctccaatctctgtttctgtcATTGGGTAGAACACACTTTTAACTTCAACTGTTATCAGGAAGTCACTCTTCCCCCAAAAGGTATCCTCTACCATTCCTTTCATTGTAATACGACAGGAAGTTGTACACACAGAGGCGAAATTTAAGACATTTAgtagtttttgtttgcttgcttgtctGTTTGTTTAATTAAGGTATAACTCAGGTACAATAAAGCCCACAAGTATTACgtataaatagatagatgatagatagatagaaacatagatatagatatataggtaTCAATCAGCTAAAGCTAAAGCACATTTCCAGCAACTCAGAAGTCTCTCTTGAACCCAACTCAGGTAATCCCCTGCAAAATATAACCACTTTTTAGGATCTCTATCATAAtagattaattttttctatttttgttcttttactaaatggaatcatacaatatgtggtcttttggaTATGGTCTCTCTCATTCAAAATTATGACTGTGAGCTTCATACATCTTGTTGCATGTAACAGTAGTTCATATTTTTTTATGGCTATGTACTAtgaatgaatataccacaatttgcccATCCTgctgtcgatggacatttggactGTTTTCATTTGGGGACAATAaataaaagctgctataaaattCACATTACATAAaagtcaccattttaaagtgtgcgattcaatgttttttttacattccaatgttgtgcaaccattaccgcTAATTCCAATACATTTTCATCACTTCCCAAATAAACCCCAAATCCGTTAAGCAACCATTCCCCAATCCCTCTTCCCCTGgtctctggcaatcaccaatctttCTGCccctacagatttgcctattctggacatctcatataaagagaatcatacaatacgtggctttttatatctggcttctttcacttagcacaatgttttcaaggttcatccacgttgtagcatgtatcagtacttcattcctttttacggctgaataatattccattgtatgggtatacaattttttgtttatccattcatcaggtgatggaaatttgggttgttccaccttttgactattataaacAACAACgctatgaacattagtgtacaagtttttgtgtgacatatgttttcaattttcttggatatatacctaggggctatgaacatttttatacatgtcttttggtggacgCAAGCACTCCTTTCTCTTGGTTATGTGtccagatgtggaattgctgggtcataagttTTAGAAGGTTTTGCCAAACAGTtatccaaagtagttgtaccattttacatactCACAAACAATGTATGAGAGTACCAGTTACTCCatatctcaccaacacttggcagTCCTTTTCATTGTAGCCATTCTGGTCAGTATGTAGTGGTATCATattgtgttttaatttacatttccatgaTGACAAATGATGCTGAGCACTTGTTCATAAGCTTATTGGTCAATTGGCTgttctcttttgtgaagtgcctattcaaatcttttgcccattcttCTGTTGGGTTGTCTATCTTTTTCCTATTGGTTTGTAGAAGTTTTTTATATATGCTGGATACGCACCCTTTAATACacgtattaaaatataaaaaaatcttcTCCCAGACTTCTTTCCTTCTTATCTCTTGATGTTGTATTTTCTTaactgaggtaaaatttacacagAAGATAATGTATAGATCTTAAGTGTGTAATTGAATGAGAGGTCATAAATATAAATGCCCATGTAACTACCACTCCACtcaatatatagaacatttccatcaccccaaaaagtgtACTCTTGCCCGTTTCTCGCCAATCTTCACCTCCATAGGCAACCACTGTTTTGATTTATAacatcatagattagttttgcttgtcAGGGAATTTAATATCAATTAAATCATATAGTATAtgctctttcatctatttctgggctttactTTAGATactttctattgatctattttccATGTCTCTAACCTGTCTTATTCTGTGCCCAGTTTGCTGTTATACCTATCcaatgatttctttatttcaAATATGGGATATTTCAGTTATAGAATGgtcatttgattcttttaaaaatagattccaattttcttttgacattctctattttttaatccattttgtcaatatttttctctgttttctttaacATATAAAATACAGTTATACTAAAGTCTTCCTTAGTAACTCAGGTATCTTGATCATCTGTACGTCTActtttattgtgtatttttcctcgTGATTgttggtcacattttcctgcctttttgcatgtctaataattttttattgtgggctGAACATGTTTTATAGTAGATGATATCTCTCACCAGATAGAGCTCTCCCTTTCTTCTGTTAGGAAGTAGGGTGAGGGGCTGATTGCCTTAAGCCAATCAAGTCTTGAGTTAGGTAAGGGCTGAGTTTCAGTTTTAGTAAGATTTAGTGTAACTTTGGTTTGTTCTTATTCTTGAAGTATGGACATCCTGAGCCTTGGGTCGATAGCCTGGCTCATCTCGTCTCCTGATCCCTGAAAGATTGTGGGAGATTTGTTTATATCCTTTGGAGGTTTTGAGCTTAGGTCTTAGGCACCACTCCCCTcgacatacacacatacagagcTTCAAAAATCTTTAAGTTGTTTTGAGGGGAAGACCAGTGGGTGTTTGAGGCATGCCCCCTCCCTCTAATCTCTTAAGCATCATGGAATCTGTCTTGTAGAAGCCTTCTTTTGTTCTGTCTTTTAGAAGACTTCAATCTAGctccccagcctcctttgcataTCCCCAAAATTCAGAAGATGTCCAACGGGGAAAACTTGTTacatatttagagtgccttaaaTTTCCAATACGTTTTGCAAGCTCTTTTTGACTGCCAAAAGCCTTGCTGATTTCTTCTTCTCTCACCCATGTCTCTCTGCCTGAGCCAAGTCCAAGCCACACAATGGTCCCCAAATCAAATATTCCCAGAGAATAAAAGAGCTGATGATTGTCAGTTCACTCTGGAGGGTCCCTCTTCCTGGGCATTCAATTCATCTCATCCTTATTGCACCCATGTTTCTCcaatttgttaaaaatgtgaTTTGTGTCATTTATTCAGGTTTTCCTAGTTGTTGCAGTGGAAGTGTTGGGCTACTGTGACCTATTACATCCTACACAGGAGCAGAAGTCCAGACATCTAGCTTAAATAGAGTCGGGAAGAACCACTACTCAAGGCATACAAGAGAGAAATAAGCTTGATAAGTATGCAAGCAGCAGTATGTTGCAGAGAAGCTTGGAGAAAGCAGCCACTCCAAAGCAACATGGTGGAACTTTGAGTGAATGCAAAAGTAGAGGCATGAGCTTAAGGACTTGATTTAAGTGATCTGACATTACAAACCAGACAACACGGAACTGAAGATGAAGACCAGCATAAATCTTTCCAGAGCACTTTTCACAATCATGATTCAATAATCAACTGTTTAGATCTGATTTTCCCCACAAAATGTAAACTCTAAGATAATAGGAACTTTGTCTGCCTTCTTCACTTTCATCACTTTATTACTTGaatacagcataatgacttccACTTGGTAGGTTATtagttaattaataattaatatttgacaAAAGAATAAAGGTAGGACTTTTGAGTTCACATGGCAGAAGTCAATACCACAGCCCACCATTTGTCCTCTAGAGTTGGTTGTGAATAATTGTGCTTATATTAACTATAGAGTAAACATAGAATTCTCGTTCCAGAATCTTTTGTTTCAATGGTTTCCAGATGTTCCCAGTGTCCAGATGTTACAGTTGCCCGTTTGCCAGAAATCCAGCTCTGTCTCAGTATGGAGGCCATGACCTGTAATGGATCAGTGGATGGCTCACCGATGTTCTACCTGGTGGGCATTCCCTCTCTGCCAGAGTCCCTCTTCCtccttgtgttttttattttcctcctcttctatcttCTCATCTTTATGGGTAATGCCCTGATCCTGATGGCTGTAGTGGCAGAGCCCTGCCTCCACAAGCCCATGTACTTCTTTCTAATCAACCTCTCTGCTCTGGACATCCTCTTCACCACAACCACTGTCCCCAAGATGCTGTCCCTATTCCTTCTTGGGGACCACTTCCTCAGCTTCCCTGCCTGCTTACTGCAGATGTACCTCTTCCAAAGCTTCACATGCTCAGAAGCCTTCATCCTGGTGgtcatggcctatgaccgctatgtggctATCTGCCGCCCACTGCACTACCCTGTCCACATGACCCCAAGGACCAATGCTGCACTGGCAGCCAGTGCCTGGCTCACTGCCTTCCTCCTGCCCATCCCAGCAGTAGTGAAGACCTCCCAGATGGTGTATAACAACATTGCTCACATCTACCATTGCTTCTGTGATCATCTGGCTCTGGTTCAGGCCTCTTGCTCTGACACTACCCCCCAGACTCTCATGGGCTTCTGCATCGCCATGGTGGTGTCTTTCCTGCCCCTTCTCCTGGTGCTTCTCTCCTATGCCCACATCCTGGCCTCAGTGCTTCGCATCAGCTCCCGAGAAGGACGCTCAAAAGCATTCTCCACCTGCAGCTCCCACGTCCTGGTGGTTGGCACCTACTACTCATCCATTGCCATAGCCTACGTGGCCTATAGGGCTGACCTGCCCCTCGACTTCCACATCATGGGCAATGTAGCATATGCTATTCTCACACCAATCCTCAACCCTCTCATTTACACTCTGAGAAACAAGGATGTCAAAGCAGCCATTGCCAAAATCACATGTCTCAAGACCCAGTCTGGAATAGGAGCCCTTGACTTTAGATGCAGCTAATTCTGCTCTCAAGACTCTTAGCACAGATGAGGAATTCAagaaatattgttgaatgaataaattaatgaatatagAATGGGAAAAGAATTCAGTTGAGTGGACAGCTCCAACAGTGGTTCTCATACTTTGGTCCAGGGCTTTTACTCTGGTGCAATGGAATAATGTTAATCTTCGTATGAAATCTTAAGTTTTATAAGAATTTCACTACTTAGTAATCCAAATTTACCACCTAAGTTGTTTAAGAATTTCActactttctaaaataaaaaaaatctgcatggcaaaAAAACCTTTATAaacaaagtcaaaaaaaaaaaaagactcatatCATGGGAAGGGGCAAGtgtccataatatataaaaaaggaatttctaaaaattcagaagaaaaaaaatttatctttccaAGATAAAAACGGGCAAAATACATGAAGAGACAGATTATCAAAAGATGCAATGGTCTTTAAACAATGGAAAGG
Coding sequences within:
- the LOC131407943 gene encoding olfactory receptor 2AT4, encoding MEAMTCNGSVDGSPMFYLVGIPSLPESLFLLVFFIFLLFYLLIFMGNALILMAVVAEPCLHKPMYFFLINLSALDILFTTTTVPKMLSLFLLGDHFLSFPACLLQMYLFQSFTCSEAFILVVMAYDRYVAICRPLHYPVHMTPRTNAALAASAWLTAFLLPIPAVVKTSQMVYNNIAHIYHCFCDHLALVQASCSDTTPQTLMGFCIAMVVSFLPLLLVLLSYAHILASVLRISSREGRSKAFSTCSSHVLVVGTYYSSIAIAYVAYRADLPLDFHIMGNVAYAILTPILNPLIYTLRNKDVKAAIAKITCLKTQSGIGALDFRCS